CTTTGAAGCCATATGCTAGCTTTTTGCAAGgaacaaacttaaatttaagcTTGTCTGTATCCCACATCTGCATTTATCAAAAATGGTGTTGTTGTCATTATTGATGCCAAAAAAATGGAtggacttcagaagacttggaatatagcgtATGGgtgtttcatgtcttttttggagcttgatgaCTCCTGGTAGCTATCCAATGTTGTTGGCTTAAAAAACAATctgtttaaagaaaaatagaTTTGGAATGTGATCAGTAAATaatcagaattatcatttttgacTGACATATTCCATTTAATGTTTGCAGGAACATATCCCATAATCCTGCACTCCATATTCATGCGAGACACTTCGATCACCTGGTCCATCTTGAGTCTCTGTAAGTATCAGCACTGCATACTCTGCTGTTTAAAAGAATGCCTTTTAAGACCCTATTAGTAGGTGTGAGATGAAATACAACATcatttgtgtttaacagaagtCTGGAAGGCATTGAAATTCCTGATATAACCACCAAGATGTTTCTTCCAATGGGGAACCTGTCCCACATGTACGTACCTCTCATTGTGTGGTCTGTGCATAAGCAGGATGCTCAGCTTGTAATCTGTTATTTGTTCATATCTGTCTTTTCTAGATATTTTAAGGATTTTCAGTACTGTTCCTATGCTCCACATGTTCGGAAATGTAAACCTAACACGGATGGAATTTCATCAGTTGAAGACCTGTTAGCCAGCCTGGTTCTGCGGGTGTCCGTCTGGGTGATGGCATTCATCACTTGCTTTGGGAATCTCTTTGTTATCGGAATGCGCTCCTTCATTAGAGCGGAGAACAACCTGCATGCTGCCTGCGTCAAAGTCCTGTGTTGTGAGTAGGGATGgaactatttttaatatttgactaATAAATACATTGTGTGCAAAAAtggtttataataataacaatagtaataaaACAGCTAACTTCATCATTAAATAGTCTTTGTACTGAACACttcatatataattataaaaaccaaaaagtaatttaataaaatgtattgttagttattttattaaatatatgaaGTGTACAGCACAAAGACCAGAATAATCAATAATGaaattagttattattattattatttgtttttatttttatcattattattattatcatctaaTAATTACTTGCTGCAACACGGAGTTAGCTGCACAAatacgcacacgcacacacacacacacacacacacacacacacagttgtcaTCTGTCTGTAACAGTCTCATAAAAGTCCACATGGCCCAAATTGAAATTGCTCCAAAAAAAGTTTGGCTAGACATTTTACaatagcaacaacaaaaaaggatTTTCCTGGAGAGAAAATGTAATGCTAAGGCCTTCATGAATGGGGCATTATTGGAAAAGCCCAGGGTAACAATAGGTAAGGGAATTTATCTGAATAACGGAAGCTATCAGTAAAGCCTATTATTATTTGGTTTGCATTTGTGCCTATGTATATCCTTGTGCGTGTTTGATTGTTCATTCCCGAACGTTTATGCGTGCATCTGTAATCCTATTAAGAGAGTGACAGTTCGTTTGTCTTCATATGCTAGCTTGTTTGAACATTTTTGAACTTATTTAAAGGGTAAAGTTACAGACTGTTCCACAGACCAATTACTTCCTGATGTACTGAACAATAAAAATCTACTAATACTTCTGTAAATCTGTGACAGATTTTTTCTGGACATAATGGTGAGAACATGAGAACACAGATAgatgcctgttttttttttttttttttttttttcaaaactgcaGTTTTATCGACATGCATCCAATAGGGACAgttaattttttgaaaattgtgatttttagcTTTTCCCGTGTATTCACAATTTGACTTGAAACTTGGTGAGATTATATTACTGGCCATCTGTCTGTTTTTTGGCTGAACTGTCTTTTGCTAAAAATTAAGTCAGCAAGCTACCTGTTAATGATTTTCCCTCATTGTTGTGGATAATCAAGTTAAGACAGCGTGTGACACTACCTTAAATCATGTATTTatggaaaaagagcagaagaagaacagcgCATGTGCAAATGACAGAGGAGTATACTAGGTCTAACTGTGCACGAAATGGAGGGGAACGCGGAACATTAAGTATAGGAGGGTTGggtttaaatgaatgtttaaatatagtttaagtgGAGCAAACTGTAAcatgcttttcagttttgtagctaATTGTGACCAAATACCTTTAGTTTTTTATCAGCCCTGCAAAAAAATATGGCCTATGCAAGTGTGCATTCTGTTTACTGCTTAGTGCTTAATACACTAGGCTGTACTGTACCAACTACCTAAGGGGGACTAAATGCCGCTAGGTGGAACAAACTGTAATTTGTGctactgtctgttcaaaataaatgaaaaaaacttagcattgtggatttgttgctttttctggtaacactttagtttagggtccaattctcactattaactagttgcttattatcatgcatattactaagATATTAGCTGTTTAGTAGTACCTATAAAGCACAtaataatgccttattctgtatgaccatattctacCCTTAATCCTaaccaatacctaaacttaacaacctTACTAACTAATAAGCAGTAGTCAGGGGGCTTGAGGCAGAAGGTAATAATTAGTTAAAGtggacctattatgcctctttatacaagatataatataagtctctggtgtcccttagaatgtgtctgtgaagtttcagctcaaaataccctacagatcatttattatagcttgtcaaatttgcccctatttgggtgtgagcaaaaacatgctgtttttgtgtgtgtccctttaaatgcaaatgagctgcttctcccggccccctttccagaagagggcggagctttaacagttgctcaacaacaacaaagctggagaatctcacgcagccaaaatgatgatcgTCAGTAACGGTGTTTAGCCTTGGagtctttttttaatgcaactggacgtttctgaatggttagtggatacatttatgtagttgctgtggagttgattgaactcatcgactagcatgtgccgtcatgttaatcttttgtgcaaatccagcattgaactgaccctcgtttgtgaagcagtccggtgtaaaatgacggcatggcaacaacactctacttcaacaactcttctctaaagcagcccaatatggcctcaccctctttgttgcgtgttctcaggggcagggtttatgtacattttgggggtttgtgatgtcaacAACcagggaagaagcttgttgtagtccctaccagccgtttgttgtagtccttaaaaaagtgatttctgtaaaagaaaatatctccctttgcattgagctttgagcatcgtaactttgcagatgttgattatgctcaaacagcaacattgcacactaactaaagttaaaaaagtgaaatcataatcaaccaatagagaactggaccctaaaactaaagtgtgaccattttgtgactatatatatatatatatatatatatatatatatatatatatatatattcttgtgCCAAGATGTGTCAGATGAAGGTCATCGTGATCATGGAGGGTTGTTATCAGCCGGTGACACATTCTCAGTTCAGTCCCTGTCTGTACTTGGTCTGTTAATCTCAGCTACAGCAGTGTGTTAAGATTATATTCAGTGGAAAAATGAGCTTGGCCTTTACCTTGAGCTGTTCACTGATTTCGATAGCATCACTCTGCTCACCTTTGCCATGCTGCCAGAATCAAAGATCGCTTGCTATCACAAGATGGAGGTACCATCGCCTGGCTCTGATTCATGATGTATTCCATTAAACTGTAAGGAAGAAGGATGTGTTCATACATATTTCCCAAAACACGTTCACTTTTCTCATAAGCGTTTGTGACAGCTGGAGTATTCTTAAATTTACAGTCTGAGTTGTGGGACAACCAGAAAAGGAGCAGCTGTCAAATATTTCACACCTCCTCTGGGAAGAAAGCTCTAAAATAAACTGGCAAGAAACTTCATGCCACTTCTGGTCACACTGtgtctttgtttttatatagtGGTAATGAGGAACAGAATTTGTGCTGTCGATAATAACATCCACTGCACAAATTGATGCAGCAGGAGCGAGTCACTatcattttaaatcaatttaattagTCTGCAACTAGAGGATATAACAATAATCAACATGTAGCGACCTGATGAAACCAGGAATAGCAATCTTATAATCAGTGCAGACGTTGCCTTGCATTCTAAAGTTAGGAAATGAGGACTGAAGAACTTTGGTGAGGAAGAAACCAAGTCTCGGCAAAGGGAGACCATTTTCCACTGTCTGGCACTTACTGAAACAGATTTTGCGTTGTTTATTTGCAGAAACCAGGCACGTGCACACATAGACATAAAAggggcttgagcccctgccctttttcttcctcgagagaaagtgccctttttttctggggtgcttttttttttttttttttttttttttttttttaaataaatgattatatttcctATTTGCGCATAGCTTCCAtgtcaaacaaatatatttaggctactgaaaaaaaaaaaaaaaaaaaatactatatcaGGTCGGCTTTGTCGAGTTCAGATGCCCTCCCTCCTCGACAGGCCATTCATTCCCGCACACATGCGCGCCAGGCCCCTCCTCGTGTTTGCTGCTGGCTGAAAACTTGTGACAACTATACCCGGGAAAATGCAACTGCTGTCTGGCGATGAGaagcgaaaaagaaaaaagccctaGATGGATCCATCCCGTGCATTTCTTTCAGGTAGCCTATGTATGTTCTCAAACAtgtgaattattttaatgtgctatgcattgcgttttgaaccatggtaaagatatctgtagggctgtcaatacCAGAAGAGGAGAATTCCACGGACGAGCATCCATGAACCGCATTATTccaattaaaactatttaaaaatcataataccgCATTACATAATGCTATTCTTAAATCTACGCTTACACAGGATAATACATCAATAAAAGACTTTTATTGAATTAACTGCCAGGTTAATTTATGGCAGTTAAAGTAAAGGACAGTGTTGCTggacacttttatttattttttagtttaacaTTGTTGCTTCCCCTTGATTTATGTTAATTATCTCCCATGGATTACGTTAATCCATTTCTAAGCGGTTCTCAGGGTTTGATGTATTATGTTATGAAACTTTGTTACTGTGCAAgcgttatttaaataaatatttcatattctaCTGTACACTACAAAGcttgtcatttattttagtaaaaatatgcTGGGTGTaacatggatttttttcttatttaacatgtatacataGACATTTCATGAAACATTAGGTCATGAAATTTTACTTAAAGTCATGGAATTTTATTGGTAAAAATGTGTACGAACCGTACGATTTAAGAAGATGCTAAGACAgagcgagggtttaaactttgATCGTGCTGTGCTGTGTAACAACAAAAATCAGCAGGCgtttggcgccctctgcaggcatttgttatagtatataatgtatttataatatttcagggggaaaaaattcttaatgtgtttaaatatgcagattagcttgttttggttagtttagaagaaatctacagatgcaaacagaTGGAGGGTAGTAGgcttaaaacaaacaccatctaaatgtgtagggttagggttaagttTTCTTTCCATTAGAGTAAAAGACATGGAAGCAAAAATAGACCACGATCTTAAAATTGTCCACTACATGAAAGAAGTATTCCAATAACACCAAAAGAATTAAAACGATTTATTGATTTGTGCAAAATTATTAGTGAAACTATGTCCCTCTCCTTGGTGCAGTCATTGATTCTAAATATATAGCTACTTGAAAATAGTTGCTGTTGCCTTCTCTTGTGATAAACCTAGTGAATACTAAAGAAGACCATGGtctctgtgtgaactgattattttgtagaaatctgTGGAGTATAAAACAATTGCGTGAGTGTaagggaattaaaataaattggtaagGAAGTCAAAATTGTCTTAATATATTTAagggtttattattttttttaaataaataattatgagaagtgcccttttttccacttgagcccctgccccccaaaatgtctgtgcacgTCCCTGGCAGGAACCTacagtttttaatttattctagTGCTGTATCACATCATGCGTGAGGATCCTTGTCattgtttcaattttttttcttttttctttaatgttttCCAGTTGCAGACTGTCTGATGGGAGTCTATCTCTTCTTCCTGGGGATATTCGATGTGAAATTCCGTGGTGAATATAACCGGAACGCTCTTATCTGGATGGACAGTGTGGAATGCCGAACAATTGGCTTTCTTGCCATGCTCTCCTCTGAAGTATCTGTTCTCCTTCTCACCTACTTAACGCTAGAGAAATTCCTAGTAATCGTTTTCCCTTTTAGCCATCTGAGGCCAGGGAAGCTGCAGACAGTGTTGGTTCTGGCCTTCATCTGGATTCTGGGATTCGTCATAGCAGCTGTTCCCCTGCTAAATGAAGACCTGTTTGGGAACTATTATGGGCGAAATGGAGTTTGTTTCCCTCTGCACTCTGATAGGCTGGAGAAACCAACAGCCAAAGGATACTCCACAGGGATATTTCTTGGTTCGATATCTCTTCTTCACTGACTTGATTTGTGCTAAtgtattcaaatgttttttgtgtCTTTGGTAGTtttaactataaaataatataatataatatttaagcGGGGtgaccaattttttttaaaagcccaAACACTTGTGCCGAATTCTGACCCTCGCCACATTATTACCCCcctattggtaggtttaggattaggtgtGGGGGTGGGAttaggattaggcaatcaggtaacgacttcaacgaggggggtataatttggcagggagtcaaaattcggcacaacactgGCAAAGGGATGGGCAATGTCCTATTTACCTCCGTGAGCGATGGAAAATGAAATTCCTAGCAAAATAATTCACTTGCCTTTTCAAGTGTAGTGCGAAGAAAATTCAGCTCGTCGTTAAAACGCATTGACGTCTGGGTATTTCTAACTTTGAAATCTGCTTGTACTGAGAAGACGAAAGAGAAGCAGCAAGCGCTTATATTTATTGTCATGCGGTGAAGTTGTTGTCATGGTAACCACAAACTTGGCGCCCTGATATCAAAGTCTTTTTATAGTCTTTAAGCCAAGGACGCTGTGAGGAAAAAACTATAGGCTACCACCAGAGTCTGTAGGTACTGTAGAAGGGCACTGTGGacataattacattttagtaaAAAACTTTTCTGGTAAACAAGGATATCTGGTCACCATGGTATTTTTTGCATATTACTTTACTATGTCAGTCCTCATGTGCATATACTGAAATATTTGTGTCTTGTGTATTCACAGGACTTAATCTGGTGGCGTTCTTGGTGATTGTCGTTTCCTATTCTAGTATGTTCTGTTCCATTTATAAAACCGGCATCAATGCCACAGATGTGCGGAGTCGACTACACAAAGATGTGGCTGTGGCCAACCGCTTTTTCTTTATTGTGTTCTCTGACGCCCTCTGCTGGATACCCATATTTTTGGTCAAAACACTTTCTCTGCTAAAAGTTGAGATTCCAGGTATGTTCAGTGTCTTTCTGACCACATGGTTAAAACAGATGCATGTTTCTCTTAcagttttttccaatatttCATTAAGTTTATACTTATATCCACTTCTCTGTTATGGAGAAAAACattatagtatttaaaaaaatgaatactgaCTGTAAATAATGTTAGCTAAGGCTGCTATTAGACATTTTTGCATGAATCTTCAACCCCATATCATTTTGAATGTAAGGCAGTTAGcacacaatatatttttaaaaagaaaaatcttcaGTTATTTATAATAAGACACTGTGTGATACAACCAGAATTTACTTATTTGAgtcatatattcaaataaagatttcaaGATTCCAAACTTACTGTGATGGGGTTGAAATAATGTAGCTCTCTGTGGTTAGTTATAGTAAGAGCGGGCGCGACACATTTGTTAATTGAATGTGTCGAGGCTTTCGGTCTCATCCGCTTCtcgttatttttagctgtacaaaacagctcatTATGCttcttgatattgcaaactggtatttcttgccatattattataatgtattgtCGTAATTATAAACTGGTTTGTAGTGCAAATAGTTTTATAGCTGCAATTTGTTATTCTTCTAATTATTTGCCTGTAGCGGCTAATGAATcggaagtctcacacattcaccGAAAATAAGGTGGATGTAGTGAGTAATGATAAATAACTATTGGTATTTTGCCAGGTAATGGCCTCATATTTAGGATGGTTATGGCCCTGGTATTTTAGGCCTGacaatgacattaaaataaataaatacaatttaaaataaaagtttagcAGTAACCTGACTCAGTTACCTCTAGCCAAGTGTGTCACAAATACTTaatttaaaagggatagttcacccaaaaatgaaaatctactcaccctcaagcctttcaaggtgtatatgactttcttctttcagatgaatacagtcggagatatatttaaaaatatcctggctcttccaagctatataatggcagtgaaaggGGGCccgattttgaagccaaaaaaaaagtgcatctatccatcgtaaaagtacacaacacggctccggggggttaataaagtaagaaaaatatccatatttaaaacttaataatCTAAaacaactagcttccggcagatgacCGCAAGCATGACACAATGTGTGACGTAGGGTGTAGGAGTAGCATAAGCTTAGACACCTCTCAtgatttaaacaaatagggctgtgcaacaaactcaagctcctcttatatcaaaatcctccgacatttctctttaaaatttctcgttttagacttctaattcgtgactggtgttttgtttagcTCTATtctctgcgcttccgcgttcatcgttacgtcatgcgtcgggtcaggggttactcttccacCACAAATCAATGTGTACggccatctgccggaagctagttatagTTAATAAcgttttaaatatacatttttttttttttttttttacaaaaacccatcgcttcacttcagaaggcctttattaaccctccggagccgtgtggagtacctttacaatggatggatgcacttttttttgcttcaaaatcgcaaccccattcactgccattataaagcatggaatagtcagtatatttttaaatatatctccgattgtgttcgtctgaaagatgataatcatatacacctatgatgtcttgagggtgagtaaatcacgggataattttcatttttgggtgaactatccctttaagacgaTCAGTACAATCAGTTCTTCTGTTGTTGACATGAATGTCTTGTGTTTATCTCTGCAGGGACAATAAACTCCTGGGTGGTGATCTTCATTCTTCCTATCAACAGCGCCCTTAACCCCATCCTCTACACCCTGACCACCAGCTTCTTCAGAGAGCAGGTGGAGCTTCTCCTTTGCCGCTGGCAGCGACACTCCGCGTCAAAGAAAGACCGTAAGAGTCTCACCAGCTCCACCATCTACATGGAGTCCTCTCGAAATGCAGAATACCCAGCAAAAATGTCCTTGCCACAACTGTCTTTGGCAGACATGGATAACCAATATGGGTGAAATCGCCAGTGAGTAAAAGGCATCAAAGTGTAGGCCTATCATAATCGTTATCTGTTCAGAAAGGAGAATGACGGTCTTTCCTGGAACAATTTAAGTGAAAGGATGGCACTGTTGATTCCTGCTGTTTTTGTTCCAATATGGAGTTCTCTTTTTAGACGCATGACTCTAGCTCTGCTGTTTGCTCCATTAGGAGAAGCATTTTTGAACACTTCAGCTAGAGCTTTGAACCCCTTCAGCGTCCATTACCACCATAAACACCATGTCTGGCGTAGCCCTTGAGCTGGACTTGTTGTTTGTCTCAAAAGATTTTAAAGAAGACTACaaaaacaatgcagatgacTGTCAGTATTTACAGCAAAGCACATCTTTGAGAGATCAAAGGAACTTCAAAGCATAATTTCTATGAAGGAAAatttgtacagtttttttttatggagaTGTTTGACTATGTGATGGATTTTGAGATTGAATTTGAGAAGTTATTTGTAATGTACAGCAAAGGGTTTTTATGCTTGCTTTGCCATTTCACAGTAAAGGCTCATTAAAGGAAATTGCCTCAGAGTTGTCTTAGGCAACAAAGTACGGTAGATGGCAGCTGACTGAacagacattttgtttttatttgtttgtcattttttgacgacgatgcaaaaacattttatttttatactcaTGTAGACTATTTATAAGTCTCAAGATATGTAAGCAAACATTCAAAGTCAGACGTAAATATGTTCATAGTCCGAAGTCTCATGGAATGTGTCAAGCAATATAAAATTGACAGTCTGACCATCTACAGTACCAATAATTGTGTCAAGGATTTCTTTACTTCAATCACTGTATGacagagttttttttaaaactcttaGTAAAAAAGCCTGTTAATTGCTTATAATTTATCATAAAAGACAATATACCCCACAAACGAGTGATCTTTCATTTACAGCCTGGATTGCACAATgtaaagtttggaataattattattccaaataatttatttgtttactatttgaatatttttcaaaatataatttattcctgtgatggcaaagctgaattttcagcatcattactccagtcttcagtgtcacatgatccttcagaaattattctaatatgctgatttggtgctcaagaaacacctgttattatcaatgttgaaaacagtttttgatgcttaatatttttgtggaaaccgtgatacactaccattcaaaaaaactaagattaaaaaatgaaagaaagaagttaatactttcattcagcaaggacccattaaattgatcaaaagtgatatttataatgttacaaaaaatttttttttcaaataaatgctgttcatcgaactttctatttaaagaatcctgaaaaaaataataatgttttccacaaaaatattaagcagcaaacactgctttcaacattgttcagttaataattgataattattaataactgagcaccaataataattaattgatatatattagtttaaaaatattttccattatgaaagttatttttaaattgtaatattatttcagaataatacagtttttctgtatctttgatcaaataaatgcagcctaggtGAGACTTAATAtaagaacatttttaattattcaagACGTTTGACAGGTAGTGTACATTTTTGCTTATGGTGTGAACATTTATAGGTAGGACAGACATTAACCAAAGATAATTGTAAGTTCTGATAATCAGTTTTACACCATTTGTAATACACAATTAAAtactattaaaacatgtttttagacTGCATTGGAAGAGATTCCCAGTCAGTTTTAATGAAATTGTGCTCTTTTAAAGGTAAACTCCATTAAAAATATTGCATTTGGTGCCTTTTAATCGGGTTGTTTGAGACTGTGCACCTGTCAATATCCAGCAGCATCCTTCCAGGCGCTCCAGAAA
The DNA window shown above is from Ctenopharyngodon idella isolate HZGC_01 chromosome 10, HZGC01, whole genome shotgun sequence and carries:
- the rxfp2a gene encoding relaxin receptor 2a isoform X1; this translates as MKSFKYHSNLLLELTVIFLFIQNSRMETEAASMMASRAVTEGCPLGQFPCGNMSVCLPQVLQCNGHRDCKNGADEEHCGDNSGWADIFDRTIKKAEPQDLPNDCFLKQYPESCGCIKTEVECVNVNLHVVPIFSSNVTWLSLRHNRIRNLDDHIFSKYTQLQRLFLQNNTIQMVSSRAFSGLFTLEKLFLSQNHISYLGPGVFRDLHKLNWLVLDHNPLKSITRDTFIGLRSLTYLSMVNTSLMWLPNSSLCQHMPLLSWLDFAENHVELLNYSTLMTCTELTVLTLHDNKIKILPESTFHSLGSLVELDLSCNRIFDLPKNTFKSLKFLQKLNISHNPALHIHARHFDHLVHLESLSLEGIEIPDITTKMFLPMGNLSHIYFKDFQYCSYAPHVRKCKPNTDGISSVEDLLASLVLRVSVWVMAFITCFGNLFVIGMRSFIRAENNLHAACVKVLCFADCLMGVYLFFLGIFDVKFRGEYNRNALIWMDSVECRTIGFLAMLSSEVSVLLLTYLTLEKFLVIVFPFSHLRPGKLQTVLVLAFIWILGFVIAAVPLLNEDLFGNYYGRNGVCFPLHSDRLEKPTAKGYSTGIFLGLNLVAFLVIVVSYSSMFCSIYKTGINATDVRSRLHKDVAVANRFFFIVFSDALCWIPIFLVKTLSLLKVEIPGTINSWVVIFILPINSALNPILYTLTTSFFREQVELLLCRWQRHSASKKDRKSLTSSTIYMESSRNAEYPAKMSLPQLSLADMDNQYG
- the rxfp2a gene encoding relaxin receptor 2a isoform X2; protein product: MKSFKYHSNLLLELTVIFLFIQNSRMETEASMMASRAVTEGCPLGQFPCGNMSVCLPQVLQCNGHRDCKNGADEEHCGDNSGWADIFDRTIKKAEPQDLPNDCFLKQYPESCGCIKTEVECVNVNLHVVPIFSSNVTWLSLRHNRIRNLDDHIFSKYTQLQRLFLQNNTIQMVSSRAFSGLFTLEKLFLSQNHISYLGPGVFRDLHKLNWLVLDHNPLKSITRDTFIGLRSLTYLSMVNTSLMWLPNSSLCQHMPLLSWLDFAENHVELLNYSTLMTCTELTVLTLHDNKIKILPESTFHSLGSLVELDLSCNRIFDLPKNTFKSLKFLQKLNISHNPALHIHARHFDHLVHLESLSLEGIEIPDITTKMFLPMGNLSHIYFKDFQYCSYAPHVRKCKPNTDGISSVEDLLASLVLRVSVWVMAFITCFGNLFVIGMRSFIRAENNLHAACVKVLCFADCLMGVYLFFLGIFDVKFRGEYNRNALIWMDSVECRTIGFLAMLSSEVSVLLLTYLTLEKFLVIVFPFSHLRPGKLQTVLVLAFIWILGFVIAAVPLLNEDLFGNYYGRNGVCFPLHSDRLEKPTAKGYSTGIFLGLNLVAFLVIVVSYSSMFCSIYKTGINATDVRSRLHKDVAVANRFFFIVFSDALCWIPIFLVKTLSLLKVEIPGTINSWVVIFILPINSALNPILYTLTTSFFREQVELLLCRWQRHSASKKDRKSLTSSTIYMESSRNAEYPAKMSLPQLSLADMDNQYG
- the rxfp2a gene encoding relaxin receptor 2a isoform X3 encodes the protein MEAQTSMMASRAVTEGCPLGQFPCGNMSVCLPQVLQCNGHRDCKNGADEEHCGDNSGWADIFDRTIKKAEPQDLPNDCFLKQYPESCGCIKTEVECVNVNLHVVPIFSSNVTWLSLRHNRIRNLDDHIFSKYTQLQRLFLQNNTIQMVSSRAFSGLFTLEKLFLSQNHISYLGPGVFRDLHKLNWLVLDHNPLKSITRDTFIGLRSLTYLSMVNTSLMWLPNSSLCQHMPLLSWLDFAENHVELLNYSTLMTCTELTVLTLHDNKIKILPESTFHSLGSLVELDLSCNRIFDLPKNTFKSLKFLQKLNISHNPALHIHARHFDHLVHLESLSLEGIEIPDITTKMFLPMGNLSHIYFKDFQYCSYAPHVRKCKPNTDGISSVEDLLASLVLRVSVWVMAFITCFGNLFVIGMRSFIRAENNLHAACVKVLCFADCLMGVYLFFLGIFDVKFRGEYNRNALIWMDSVECRTIGFLAMLSSEVSVLLLTYLTLEKFLVIVFPFSHLRPGKLQTVLVLAFIWILGFVIAAVPLLNEDLFGNYYGRNGVCFPLHSDRLEKPTAKGYSTGIFLGLNLVAFLVIVVSYSSMFCSIYKTGINATDVRSRLHKDVAVANRFFFIVFSDALCWIPIFLVKTLSLLKVEIPGTINSWVVIFILPINSALNPILYTLTTSFFREQVELLLCRWQRHSASKKDRKSLTSSTIYMESSRNAEYPAKMSLPQLSLADMDNQYG